The Astyanax mexicanus isolate ESR-SI-001 chromosome 7, AstMex3_surface, whole genome shotgun sequence genome has a window encoding:
- the LOC103021994 gene encoding LOW QUALITY PROTEIN: DNA polymerase delta subunit 4 (The sequence of the model RefSeq protein was modified relative to this genomic sequence to represent the inferred CDS: inserted 1 base in 1 codon) has translation MTAKRGLITDTFKVVKKARKEEXKRPPSPPDADPEPPRPSKREIDLQELRKFDLDWRFGPCTGISRLQRWERAALHGLDPPHEIKDILLTESVDPEYTHSLWRDYPL, from the exons ATGACAGCCAAACGAGGTCTCATCACTGATACATTTAAAGTAGTGAAGAAGGCAAGGAAAGAAG ACAAGAGACCTCCTTCACCACCTGATGCAG ATCCAGAACCTCCTCGCCCCAGTAAAAGAGAAATTGATCTGCAGGAACTGAGGAAGTTTGACCTGGACTGGCGTTTTGGGCCATGCACAG GGATCAGCCGATTACAAAGATGGGAGAGGGCAGCACTGCATGGGCTGGACCCCCCACATGAGATTAAAGACATACTGCTGACGGAGAGCGTGGACCCAGAGTACACACATAG CCTCTGGCGGGATTACCCATTGTGA
- the LOC125802913 gene encoding DNA polymerase delta subunit 4-like, with product MTAKRGLITDTFKVVKKARKDDKRNKRPPSPPAADPEPPRPSKREIDLQELRKFDLDWRFGPCTGISRLQRWERAALHGLDPPHEIKDILLTESVDPEYTHSLWRDYPL from the exons ATGACAGCCAAACGAGGTCTCATCACTGACACATTTAAAGTAGTGAAGAAGGCGAGGAAAGATGACAAAAGAAACAAGAGACCTCCTTCACCACCTGCTGCAG ATCCAGAACCTCCTCGCCCCAGTAAAAGAGAAATTGATCTGCAGGAACTGAGAAAGTTTGACCTGGACTGGCGTTTTGGGCCATGCACAG GGATCAGCCGATTACAAAGATGGGAGAGGGCAGCACTGCATGGGCTGGACCCCCCACATGAGATTAAAGATATACTGCTGACGGAGAGCGTGGACCCAGAGTACACACATAG CCTCTGGCGGGATTACCCATTGTAA